A stretch of DNA from Atribacteraceae bacterium:
AATGACCTTTTTCTTGGGTAACACCAGGGTCAGGGGACCCGGCCAAAACCGGCGGGCCAGCGTCTGAGCGCGGGCGGGAAACTCCCGCACCAACCCTTCCACCTCCCGGGTCCCGGTACAGTGAACGATCAGGGGATCGAAGAAGGGACGGTCTTTGGCCAGAAAAATTCCGGCGGCGGAGCGTTCGTTGCGGGCGTCTGCACCCAGGCCATAGACGGTTTCCGTGGGAAAGGCGACCAGCCCTCCCGCCCGCAAAATTCCGGCGGCCTCCCGGATGTGTTCGGCCCGGTCAGCGGGTAATACCCGGGTTTTTACCATGTATCGTATCCCTTCTTTCTCATCATCGCTGATACCGGTTCCCACAAGGTATGCCTAACCGGGCCGGCGAACCGGTAAAATGCCTCGGTACATTTGCCATATCACCCAAGTTCCTCTACAATGGTTTTTCGGACCCTCCGCCCCATCCAGTGGCAACAAAGAGGAGTCCGACCGGTTGGTGCGGCCGACAGCAGTGGAACACGAAAATTAAGGATGGGAGGAAGCAAGGAAGTGGTTCGCTCATCACTATTTGCTGTTCACCGATCACCGTTCTTTTTTCGGAGGAGATCCTTTGACGCTTATCGAATCGCTTGGACTGGGACTGATCCAGGGTTTGACCGAGTTTTTTCCCATATCTTCCTCGGCGCACCTGATCCTTTTACGGCCGGTGTTCGGTTTCGGAGAACCGAACCTGTGGTTTGACGTGTTTCTCCATGGGGGCACCTGGTTGGCCGTGCTGTTCTACCTGATACCTCACTATAGGCGATTGTGGGAAAAACCTTTCCTGATCGTTTCCATCCTTCTGGCCACCATTCCAGCCGGGGCATTCGGACTTCTTTTCGAAGAACCGGTG
This window harbors:
- a CDS encoding Sua5/YciO/YrdC/YwlC family protein, with product MVKTRVLPADRAEHIREAAGILRAGGLVAFPTETVYGLGADARNERSAAGIFLAKDRPFFDPLIVHCTGTREVEGLVREFPARAQTLARRFWPGPLTLVLPKKKVI